The Chiloscyllium plagiosum isolate BGI_BamShark_2017 chromosome 3, ASM401019v2, whole genome shotgun sequence genomic interval GATTTAACCAGTTTTACAAAGCAGAGCACTTTAGTTCACTATACCCAAAAAGCCAGCCATACTGGTCTCTGTAATTTTCTAACCAGATTATCACCAAAAACAGAattgttctgaagatgggtcactggacccgaaatgttaaatctgctttctctctacagatgctgccagaccttggTTTGTCCAGAAGCTAAGTTTTttgttgtttctggtttccagcatctgcaattctttggttTTTTTGGTAAACTTAATATCATTGGCACCTTTGTAATTCAGGATCAACTAGTCAGATAAGAGTCGGAAGAGTTTTGAAAAACTGTAATGGGACACACCAAACAAATACTTCATTTATTTGCAATATTGCTGTCAGAATGATGGCAAAAAGAGTTAAGATATTTGTACAGCTGCTAAGCACTACACGCTACTAAAATATGACTTTTTGAACAATTTAAActcatttgttaaaaaaaatgtactgCATTTGTTAATCTGTTGATTTTGGACCCATTACCAGTTTTCATACAATCAGATACAAATGTGCATTATGAATCTAAAAGGAGACAATGGTGTTTTGGCACAACCTGGCTATGACAGACTGTGACCTTGGTCCTGGCACAATTTATATTTatggggtaggtcatttaggatagatgaggaaaaatgccttcacccagagagtagtgagcctgtggaattatcagcaaaagcagttgagaccaaagcTTTGAATGTCTCCCAAAGTTAGATTTAGTTCTTAAAACTAAAGGCAGAAGATATGGCACAGGAAAAAACTATTGTGTCAGATGATCAACCTTgaccatactgaatggtggagcagggtcagGAGGTCATACACCGATTTCTATTACTATATACTACATTAACAGTGGTCAAAGTATCAAATTCAAAAAGCAAGATTTGATTTGATGAACACGTTATGCCTGCGTTTGCCAGCCATCTTATCAGTAAGCAAAATTTATTGCATTGTCACATGATCTGAGTGAGAAGCAGCCCAGGCCTAGAACATAGGCCCACACTCAACTAAAGCACATTACTGAACTTGCTAGAAATTAAAAAACAGAAAACGCAAACATACTCAGGTCTTTGACATTGATTCTGTTCAGGTGAAAGATCTGACTGGAATTAACTCGTTTCTCTCCGATGAGGCCAAAGCTGAGTATTTTCAGTACTTAAAATTCTACCCTTCCAAGCCCCATCAAGACAACTCATTCCCAAGAATACCGCAATCATGCAAAATAACACCGCTACAAAATCTGACTAACGATCATAGTTAACCGAAAGAAAGCCTTCCATTACCTGAAGTAGAAGAGTTTGAAGAACTGGCAGTTGGAGCAGAAGTTGGAGCTATAGTTGCAGGGActgaaggacaagaacagcaagaATAGCACTTAAAGCAGCAAGTACAGCTTGTACCAAGCAAGTCAACAGATTACATCTTACTATACAAGTCACACATACACAGGATTGATGTTGGATCACAATTACTCACAGAAACTCATTACCTGAAGTGGATGTGTTTGAAGTTCTAGCAGATGAATTAGTAGTTGGACCTGTTGTTGTAGCTGAAGGATAAGAACAGTACAAAAAGCATTTAAAGCAGTGAATACAACTTGCACAAGGTAAACAACATTACATCATACTACTGAAGTTACATTTGCACAGTACTTAAAGCTACAGTATGCTGGGATTTTCATGTTTTTCTAAAATTCATTTCTCACTGAAGGCAAATTTTCATTATTCTTTCTCTAACCATTTTACAAAAGGCGGAATTAAAAGACTTGTTGCAAATGCAATTCAACAATTCCTATTTAGAGGCATGGGGTGGAGACGAGAGAGTGGAAATACAGTCCCACAGTAAGTGCaaaacaaatgtcagaggtatATTGTATTTAAATGCTGCTTCATGTCTTCAAGTTGGTAATACTTTTTGAAAGCATGACTGcacacaaagaaaaaaaaggcaatgAACTAGAATAGGAACAATACAAAAAGTGATAATTCAAatatttgacccacagctgaaGTACTGCATTAACTCAAAAAACACTGGAAGTTATATAGAAATTAATTCACTCAAGCATTACAAAGAATATTAATACATGAATTATTCCATCATCCAATACACTAAAGCAGGTAGGTATGAGGAGGGAAACcaacaaaagttaaaaaaatttcaCAGGTCAATGAATCAGTACTAATGTGGCAAAAGTCAGATTTAGACAGGTACTGATGAATTAAAGCTAGCTGAACTGCATGTTTGTCTTACCTTCACATGAAGCCAGAACTGTGCAATTTATCAATGCCTCTGATGAATTGACACATTTCTCCACTCTATCTGGAACACATTAAAAAAGGTCTATTATAGATTATATGCAGAATCACTAGTTTAAACAGGTTTCTGGTGTTTGAGATAAGTTGTTTTGCTGTAATGAAAAGTTAATTTCCATCTCTATGCTAGCTCCCTTTGGCCCCTTATCTTTTTCCCCCCAGTTAAAATTATCAACTGAGATGTAATTGATCTGCCATTGATTATTCCGTTGCAAAGTAATCCACGCCAGCACAATTGGAAGGTTTTCTAACCAAGCAGCAAAAGGATTGGCATCCAGGGAAAACTGCTTAGTGGCgtgaggaaggtagctgagattgtTGGAGATTAACCTTCTCAGCATATTGGTGCTCTTTAGGGTAGAACCCCAACCACCTCCAACTGCTTGTGTCACAATTGACAAATAGTAAAACTGAAACATTCACAAATACCAACTACGCAATCGGAGCAAAAATAGTCAGTGGCAAGTGACTCACCTTTCTATGCCTCAAAGCCTTCCCATCATCTACCAGGTATGAGATAAGACCGGCAATTTAAATTTATGGTAAAAGACCAGTCCAATTGGAGTGACTGAAACTGCACTTGGAAGTTAGGcattctgaaattgttgaactttaTTTAAGAATTTACTTGGTAGTCAATGAATGCTGTATTTATGAACACAAGCAAACAAGACTGTCCTGCTGCAAAAATGCAAGGTAAAAAATGAAGGCCCTTGACATCAAACATAAATTAAGAGTTTCAGGTGCCTATCAGCAACAGAagttaaatttaaaacagaaatccaAGTGgcttcattcttctcaattcatATTTCCAAAGTATTCTAACTTGAGGACCTCTAAAAACAAATTGTTTCCACGAATGACATTTACTTTTTAACTCATCTAACACTGTGCACAGTACCTGCCATCATTTTCTTCATAGGAATTCTAAGAGAGGAAGCTTTTTAGCCATTGCACTAGCTCCACATTTTTCAACCTCACTGAACATTTAAACATTTCAGCTTTGTACTCTGATCTCACTTTAATCTCACATTACTGATTTTTGAAATACAAAAAGCATATTCAAATGAAGATACAAATGCTagagacctgaaataaaaacacatgcAGCATCCACTCAGCAGGCTGTGCAGCAATAGAAGAGGAAATGCTCATGTCCCACAAACCTCAGACGAAGGGTTagatgacctgaaacattaacttggctCACTGTCAACTGATGCAGCTTGATTTGCTTAGGAatttcaatattttcttttttacTGCATTGAAATAATGTTGAATTGACTTTCTCCACTTATGTTATTTAAAATTTAACACCTACTGGTCTTTTCTTTAATTGTGTCTCTAGACAGTGTTCAAGATTCACTAATTTTGAGGATGCCAGCTTGATACAAGTGCATCCTTAAATTCTGTtagaattttcaaaaatatatttagcATCTTAACTGGAAGAGGAAATTTTATGTTTTCAATTGGAATCAGTCACCTGTTTTTATTGGAATGAGATGCCAATGGAAGCCTTAGACACTGGCTTAATTCAAATAAAGAAAAGTTACTGCAGCAACTGCACTCAAGAATACAACTTCTTAAAACAAGTCTTACCTATCATCCAACTCAAATTTGGGATACAGTTTATGTAAACCAATTAGAATTCAAGTCAATAAACTAGTCTATTAAGAGTTCCTGCTGGTACTCACTAAAATATAAATCAGTTTTACCTTTGCAGGATATCCACAGGCAGCTCAAGTTGGCATTTGAGAGATTCGTAAAGGATGTACAATTAATACAGTCCTTGATATCGCCACATCTCTCTGGAAGGAAAAAAATTAGATGCTTTACACAGTGGATTTTACTGCTGAGCATGAATAAAAAGCATTCTTAGTGGCCACCTGTCTTTATTATTCCAGTATTCACACATATCTGAACTGAATTAACTATAGCAATAGTAGAAATAATGAAATCTGGTCAAATGTGACCTGCATGTTTACCTAATCAGTGCCAAAGATGAACATTCTTGAATCAGAAGACTATTGTTTACCAGAAATCCCAAACTGAAGTTAGGTAGTAAACAAATCAAAGGATAGGAACTCACTGCCGAACTGGGTGGAAGAGACAGGAATCGAGAAATTAAAGCAGCAATTTAGATGACTTGAAACAGcatagcattcaaggctatgcgccaaatgctggaaaatgacattAGAAGAGATAAATGCTCAACAACGTAGaagggccggtgttggactggggtgtacaaagttaaaaatcacaacactaggttatagtccaacaggttcatttgaaattatatattaCATAATTTCAGGTGCATTACACTAAgcatttactataaattctgtcttacgatcttatacaccACAGCCATctgaagcagcagcagcactccgaaagctagtacttccaaataaatggggttggactacaacctggtgttgagagatttttaactaaatGCTCAATAGACACAATAGGCCAAAGCACCATTTTGCATGCTTTACAAACTGACACGATAGGCTGTTGCAATGCGCCCACAAGTTGACCCTGGGCTCCAGAATATAATAGAAGATTCTGGAAATTCAGTTGTCCAACTAGTTAGGTGTAATTAGTAATACAAAGATCTGCTAATATCCATAACTTGAGACACAATATAAACTGTTCAAGCATTTATGTAACTCCAAACTCCATTATCCAAACAATGCAAAGCTTGGAATCGCCTGCTAGACATCTActtatttatccaaatgaaaGTATTAGCGAGAGGCCACTCTTCCTGCTACCAACTCCAATTGTCAACATTAGGCAGAGAAGGCAGATGCTTTCATTTGAGCTTCTACATACACAGCATTTTTTTCTTAACATTCTCTCAAGGGCACAAGAACTTTAAGCCATTAAAGTGTGATTTTAAAATGTAGATCTTGACTAAACTAATATAATGGTTGTAATCCTTTAGCATAGCCCTTCTTTCAGCACTAACAGTGGTttgcatgtagaatgaacttcctgagtagTGGTGGTTACTAGTACAgtcataatgtttaaaagacatttaaggagaaagtgaggtctgcagatgctggagatcaaagttgaaactttattgctggaacagcacagcaggtcaggcagcatccagggaacaggagattcgacgtttcctgaagaagggcctgtgcccgaaacgtcgaatctcctgttccctggatgctgcctgacctgctgtgctgttccagcaataaagtttcaacttaaaagacatttaagtcatgaggaggatatgggccaagtgtgagCAGGTGGAGCGGGTTTAGTTTGGTATAACGATTAACATGGACTGGTGGACTGAAGAATCATACAGCACCGGAACAGACCGATTCTATAAGAGATTCCCTGAGCAACCGAACTTGCAATAGATTAGGCACAAGTATTCTACATTCCCAAATGTCCTGGTCTGGGACTGGCCAGCAATGGAACAGAACATCAGGCATTTCAGTTTCGCTGGAGGCCATATTCAGATGTAACACATCTTTTAGCTGAATCGGCTACATACTAAATAGAATTGGACTTAGTTGTAAGAATAAATAATTTCAATAGGAGTTACACAAGTATAAAACTAGATCAAGGGCAATAGTCTTAAAAATTCTAAATGTTGATCAAAGTTGACTAATCGAGAAATCCAAACCAATGCTTTGCGGacatgggttcaagccccacattgaatttaaattcacgTTTTACTTTGAATTGAAAGttagtctcagtaatagtgaccatgacaGCTTCCATCAGTTAAAAAGTGGTGAACTTGgctcagacaatcacaaaggccaacctcccatctaaagaatccatctaccaggccagctgtcaaggaaaggccaacattctcaaagatccatcccaccctggcaatgtttttctacaacctctaccatcggggggaAGGTACAGAAACATGAAGAGACACAAACCAgcttcaaaacagtttctaccctgttagaatactgaatggactcaaactcttaacattcacttgTACCTGtgcttttgccactgtttacttattatttacttatgtATAATTATTCAACtatgtaatctgcctgtattgcttgcaagacaaagcttttcactgcgcctcagtacatgtgacaaattcaattcaattactgAGAAGATCAAATAGTCCACTAATGTCCATCTGAAAAAGGAAATTGTTGCCCTAACCTGAGTGACTTATCAGTTCAGAGGGTTAAAATCTCAATTTTAACCCTCTGAACTGATAAGTCACTCAGttgaagggcaattagagatgattAGTAAATGCTGCCCTAACCATAAACTTAAAAACCAAGGTACTTTGGTGTGGTCATTTCCAATTTCTTCTTAAAATGAATATGGACATGACCCAAACATTTTCTAACAACACAAAATGAATCTCATGCTTGTCATAGGACGACTCCGGATCTGTACTCTACAAAGATCAGAAGGATTTTTTGAGAGGCAGGAGGGTGGGGAAAAAAGATCTCAACAAAATGTACAGAATATTGAGGTGCCTGgttagagtggacatggagaacaTGTTCCCACTACAATGAGAAATGATGACCCAAGGGACCACTCTTTGGAACTGtggtaaggaggaatttcttcaaagaggatgagcctgtggaactcattgctacaaagagcagtggaagccaagtcattgattaTTTAAGGGAGCAAGAGACAGGTTCTTGATAAAACAGGGGGTCAAATGTTAGAGGGAGAAAACACAAAAGTGGAGTGGAGGaaatttgagctgaaaatgtgttgctggaaaagtgcagcaggtcaggcaacatccaaggagcaggagaatcgacatttcgggcataagcccatcttcaggaatgaggaaagtgtaccaagcaggctaagataaaaggtagggaggagggtcttgggggaggggcgttggaaatgcgacaggtggaaggaggttaaggcgagggtgataggctggagtgggagtggaggtggagagatcaggaagaagattgcaggttaggaaggtggtgctgagttcgagggttgggactgagacaaggtgggggtaggggaaaatgaggaaactggagaaatctgagttcatcccttgtggttggagggttcttaggCGGAAGaagaggcgctcttcctccaaccgtcatgtccttggtggagtgggagggggagttgaagtgttgagccacggggtggttgggttggttggtccgggtgtcccagaggtattctctgaaacgttcagCAAGTAGGcggccctgtctccccaataaagaggaggccacattgggtgcagtaaatgatgtgtatggaggtgcaggtgaatttgtggcagatatggaaggatcccttgggggagggggaagtNNNNNNNNNNNNNNNNNNNNNNNNNNNNNNNNNNNNNNNNNNNNNNNNNNNNNNNNNNNNNNNNNNNNNNNNNNNNNNNNNNNNNNNNNNNNNNNNNNNNNNNNNNNNNNNNNNNNNNNNNNNNNNNNNNNNNNNNNNNNNNNNNNNNNNNNNNNNNNNNNNNNNNNNNNNNNNNNNNNNNNNNNNNNNNNNNNNNNNNNNNNNNNNNNNNNNNNNNNNNNNNNNNNNNNNNNNNNNNNNNNNNNNNNNNNNNNNNNNNNNNNNNNNNNNNNNNNNNNNNNNNNNNNNNNNNNNNNNNNNNNNNNNNNNNNNNNNNNNNNNNNNNNNNNNNNNNNNNNNNNNNNNNNNNNNNNNNNNNNNNNNNNNNNNNNNNNNNNNNNNNNNNNNNNNNNNNNNNNNNNNNNNNNNNNNNNNNNNNNNNNNNNNNNNNNNNNNNNNNNNNNNNNNNNNNNNNNNNNNNNNNNNNNNNNNNNNNNNNNNNNNNNNNNNNNNNNNNNNNNNNNNNNNNNNNNNNNNNNNNNNNNNNNNNNNNNNNNNNNNNNNNNNNNNNNNNNNNNNNNNNNNNNNNNNNNNNNNNNNNNNNNNNNNNNNNNNNNNNNNNNNNNNNNNNNNNNNNNNNNNNNNNNNNNNNNNNNNNNNNNNNNNNNNNNNNNNNNNNNNNNNNNNNNNNNNNNNNNNNNNNNNNNNNNNNNNNNNNNNNNNNNNNNNNNNNcttggactcctccatcgtcagaccacaacaacacgacggttggaggaagagcgcctcatcttccgcctaggaaccctccaaccacaagggatgaactcagattcctccagtttcctcatttcccctccccccaccttgtctcagtcccaaccctcgaactcagcaccaccttcctaacctgcatcttcttcctgatctctccgcctccactcccactccagcctatcaccctcaccttaatctccttccacctatcgcatttccaacaccctccCCCAAGtcgctcctccctacctttatcttagcctgctggacactttcctcattcctgaagggctcatgcccgaaacatcaattctcttgctccttggatgctgcctgacctgctgcacttttccagcaacacattttcagctctgatctccagcatctgcagtcctcactttctcctggaggaaATTTGAGTTGCACtcaaatggtagaacagactAGAGTGCTAAACAGCCTAATTCTGCACTTGTATCGCATGGTCTTACTGTTCTATATTCACTCCCAGGAGGAGCCTAACATGGCTGGCATTTGTGGTTAATAATTCTTGCCCACAAAGATGTAGTGTAGTTAAGGCTTATTTTCCAACTCAGTGAAAATGAAGTCTCTCTTCCACCTTAATGTGCTGAACCTGAAGGAGTTTAATTGGGGGAAACAATGGTTTGAAAATTAAAGAGACACTTCCTTCTCGCCCCCACTACAGTCTAATTAGAAAATAAACAACTCGGAGCTCCACAACATTGTCAAACTGGAATCACAAACTGATGCAGTACTTCTGGGAAAGACATGGGAAACCAAAGAGAGACATACACGCAAAggcagacagtgtgtgtgtgtgtgcgagagagagatcaAGAATCCCCCTCACCTCTCCATTTTAGACACCAACTGGAAGAGGAACTTTCGGTGGCGCCACAACCGGGTGAGTAGTAAGAGGCTCCAGACCAGACTGACCACATTCCGCCAGCACCCGCCTCGCCCCATGCGAACAGTaaacccacccccacctccctccgGGGACATGCCCCACTCACCAGGAAGCCCACACCGGCCCTCCCCACACAGCAGCGACAGCCTCCATCCCGAGCCGGGGCCCGCCCGGGCCTAGGTCGCGAGACCCGGGAACCTCCCCCACGACGTCCGCCCACTCCCTCACCCCTTAAATGTACACggcccgacacacacacacacctgtctCTCCGACCGCACACAGCCCCCCACTCCAGCACAGAAGGATGGCGGCGGACACCCCGCACAGTAGCGGCCAACGCATCACGACAACAGCAAAGCGCAGAGAGATTCGACACTCCAGCAGCGGCCTCCTCCACCAACAACTTCCGGCCGCTGCTCATATGACCGGAAAGGGCGGGGCCTGAGACGCGCGGCGCCCTTGCCAGCATTGGCCCCGCCCCTTGCCGTGCGATTGGCTCAAAGACGACCACTGCCTTGCGATTGGTTGGGAGGAGCCCTACGCCTTTTTTTGTGGCCAACCGACCCCTGTTTTGCGATTGGCTGATAGGAATAGGTAGTTCGCTGCTTTGGGATTGGCTGGGAATTTCCCCACGTTGATTGGCTGGGAATGCTCTCCTACCTTGTGATTGGCTGACGGCTGGTCCCTGCCCTTTCCCTggaatgtgacaataataaatcaaatcaaatcaaagtgttTGTTCTGAGAAAGAATGGTATCTAACGCCCATAGAGGTATGCAAACTGACGGgattttaaacaataggtgtgaaagCTGAGCTactttgagaatgtaatttcaAACAAGTTCTGGGAGTTACATATCAAAGACCAGTAACCAGCATATCCCAGTCAAAAAGAaggaagttttaatctaagattgtttactgtatcacatctccatgacactgggctcctttggctataaattctctgagcgtgatcttaacctccacaaccacctgatgaaggagcagcgctccgaaagctagtgcttccaaataaacctgttggaccgtaacctggtgttttgtgattttgaaatttgtgggaatgggtactgcagatgctggagattagactctagattagagtggtgctggaaaagcacagcaggtcaggcagcatctttcgGGATaacgcccttcatcagaaatgaggatttttaactttgtccaccccagtccaacaccggcacctccaagtcatgattCTCAAGTTGGCCAAGTTTTTTAAAccataggtgtgaagtctgtctgtgtcccaatgttatgtcagactgacaaaccctctgtatagttttacagagtgTTACGTGGATTTATGCAatgtttgagcaaaataaaaataaaacgtaattctgcaaaaacaaattcaccccataagtttatatgtgtgcacatgtaggagcaacagattgagtgtgcatgtgagtgtgtgcgtgtgggtgtgagtgcacatgagagtgTGTAAATATATGTGTACatgtaagcttggttaagtgtgtatGTGAGTATGATGGGTTAAGTGTaagagggtgtgtgtgttggtgtgagtccagggagtgtatgtgtgtgcatatgaaaAAGAGCTTGTTTTTGAgggagagtgtgcgtgtgtgcgcgtgcgtgtgtaTCGGGcaatggagtcacctgtagtgtgacatgaaccaagggtcccagttgaggctattcccatgggtaccaaactttgcgatcagcttctgctcagccattttgcattgttgcttgtcgcaaagtccaccttggagaatggtcatctgaaggtccgaggctgaatgtctcagaccactgaagtgttcacAAACTAGGATGGAACaatcctgcctggtgattgttgtgtggtgtccattcatctattgtGATAGCatctgctcggtctcgccaataGACCGTGCCTCAGAGCATTCTTGCCTGCAGCTTCTGAGATGGATCACATTggtgagtcacatgagtactcacTGCGTACATGATGGGAGATGTCCGCCCATATAATGGTGTTACCCGTATCGATAATCTGACAGGTCTTGCAGTGGCTAGGGTGTTGTCGTGAAGGTTGGGCAGTTTGTTTCCAATcgtgatctgtttaaggtttggtggttgttcaaaggcaagaagtggaggtgcgGGGAAGGACTTGGCGatgtgctcatcctcattgataatgtgttgcagactgTGAAGAACATAGCGTAGTTTGTCAGCTCCTGAAAAGTACCGGACAATGAAgtgtaccctgtcggttgcagctcctGAGGAcgtcattacagtttcttgccGTGACACATCAGAACTGACGGTCGacgagttgagcattgtaccagTTCTTATGACAGTATCCTTGAACACTTtcaagtgtcatagagtcatagagatgcacagcacagaaacaacaaggattatgtctgcaataaatgccattggttccaaatcctatcagatcaaatggatcggttggagagacagacagaggcaatgaggaatttacaacagcaaggggatgtaatggatggcagttataggaagggggaaatgtcacagatacagtcacatagatgggtgaactccaggaaaggtaagagaggtaggcagttagtgcaggagtcttctgtggctatccccattgcaaacaagtatgctgttctggaaaatgtagggggtgatggattctcaggggtacatagcacaaacagccaagtttctgatattgagactagctctaatgcgATGAGGGTTGCGTTGGGTTCCAAGAGTTGTTAGTGGAGTcactagtctgaggtacagactgACGTTTCTgaaccagcagcaaaaaatcagaattgtgtgttgcttccctggtgccaggatcaaggatttctcagagagggtgcagaatgttctcatggtggagagggatcagcaggaggtcattgtacacattggaaccaacgacataggaagggaaaaggttgagattctgaaggtagattacagagagctaggcaggaatttaaaaaggaggtcctcaagggtagtaatatctggattacagagagctaggcaggaatttaaaaaggaggtcctcaagggtagtaatatctggtgctacgagctagtgagggcaggaataggaggatagagcagatgaatgcatggctgaggagctggtgtacgggagaaggattcatatttttcgatcgttggaagctgttttggggtagaagtgacctgtacaagaagaacagattgcacctaaattggaaggggactaatacactggcagggagatttgctagagctgctcgtgaggatttaaactagtacaatggagggggggaggtgggactcagggagatagtgaggaaagatttcaatctgagactggtactgttgagaacaaaggcgagtcaaacagtcagggcaggcagggacaaagcagagaacaaggtaggactgattaattaaactgcatttatttcaatgcaagaggtctaacagggaaggcagatgaactcagggcatgatgaGGAACATGTGACTGTGATattataacaattacagaaacatggctcagggatggacaNNNNNNNNNNNNNNNNNNNNNNNNNNNNNNNNNNNNNNNNNNNNNNNNNNNNNNNNNNNNNNNNNNNNNNNNNNNNNNNNNNNNNNNNNNNNNNNNNNNNNNNNNNNNNNNNNNNNNNNNNNNNNNNNNNNNNNNNNNNNNNNNNNNNNNNNNNNNNNNNNNNNNNNNNNNNNNNNNNNNNNNNNNNNNNNNNNNNNNNNNNNNNNNNNNNNNNNNNNNNNNNNNNNNNNNNNNNNNNNNNNNNNNNNNNNNNNNNNNNNNNNNNNNNNNNNN includes:
- the cd164 gene encoding sialomucin core protein 24 isoform X1; amino-acid sequence: MRWPLLCGVSAAILLCWSGGLCAVGETERCGDIKDCINCTSFTNLSNANLSCLWISCKDRVEKCVNSSEALINCTVLASCEATTTGPTTNSSARTSNTSTSVPATIAPTSAPTASSSNSSTSVPVTLTSTLAPNATSLATTTGTSNATTLVPPPPSKKSTFDAASFIGGIVLVLGLQAVIFFAVKFCKTKDRNYHTL
- the cd164 gene encoding sialomucin core protein 24 isoform X3, which encodes MRWPLLCGVSAAILLCWSGGLCAVGETERCGDIKDCINCTSFTNLSNANLSCLWISCKDRVEKCVNSSEALINCTVLASCEATTTGPTTNSSARTSNTSTSVPATIAPTSAPTASSSNSSTSVPVTLTSTLAPNATSLATTTVPPTSRI
- the cd164 gene encoding sialomucin core protein 24 isoform X2; the protein is MRWPLLCGVSAAILLCWSGGLCAVGETERCGDIKDCINCTSFTNLSNANLSCLWISCKDRVEKCVNSSEALINCTVLASCEATTTGPTTNSSARTSNTSTSVPVTLTSTLAPNATSLATTTGTSNATTLVPPPPSKKSTFDAASFIGGIVLVLGLQAVIFFAVKFCKTKDRNYHTL